The following coding sequences are from one Xiphophorus couchianus chromosome 22, X_couchianus-1.0, whole genome shotgun sequence window:
- the dnajc12 gene encoding dnaJ homolog subfamily C member 12, with protein sequence MEAILGRKPEDLEDYYGLLGCDELSSTEQIQNEYKIRALACHPDKHQDNPTAVADFQKLQEAKEVLCDEAKRRNYDLWKRSGISIPFHEWRALNDSVKTSMHWAVRTKKEPMLESCKPEDLAASLTDETSENPSKEAALSDFYHQRFRWASDSPSCLLQKFRNYEI encoded by the exons ATGGAGGCTATTTTGGGTCGTAAACCTGAAGACTTGGAGGATTACTACGGGTTGTTAGGTTGTGATGAACTGTCATCG ACTGAGCAGATTCAGAATGAATACAAGATCAGAGCCTTAGCGTGTCACCCAGATAAACACCAGGACAACCCAACAGCAG TGGCTGATTTCCAAAAGCTGCAAGAAGCCAAAGAAGTTCTGTGTGACGAAGCCAAACGGAGAAACTACGACCTGTGGAAAAGAAGCGGGATTAGTATTCCCTTCCACGAATGGCGAGCCCTGAATGATTCGGTAAAAACG TCGATGCATTGGGCTGTGAGAACCAAGAAGGAGCCGATGCTGGAGTCCTGCAAACCGGAAGATCTGGCTGCTTCACTGACCGACGAAACATCGGAGAATCCTTCAAAAGAAGCAGCATTAA GCGATTTTTATCATCAGCGTTTCCGTTGGGCCTCCGACTCTCCATCGTGTCTGCTGCAGAAGTTCAGAAATTATGAAATATGA
- the sirt1 gene encoding NAD-dependent protein deacetylase sirtuin-1 — MPAVGDEGAAQRVCGLKMADRENALGTAYSGTSEMDEPIAKRSKINTVTNHGPRAIETDTISCVSPAIGSREEAGNCAETAEKKEAKPVMMAVEQALASRGGDNNGLSLPVSEPHKLAGQLGDSTAFGATEEGADFLGHNDLLRNGLAVTPEHIDEEDDRSSHASSSDWTPQPQINSYSYIQQHIRETDPRAILRDLLPETILPPDLDDMTLWQIIINISEPPKRRKRKDINTLEDVVKLLHESKRILVLTGAGVSVSCGIPDFRSRDGIYARLAVDFPDLPDPQSMFDIEYFRRDPRPFFKFAKEIFPGQFQPSPCHRFISMMDKQGKLLRNYTQNIDTLEQVAGVQRIIQCHGSFATASCLVCKHKVDCETIRADILNQVVPRCPRCSDIPLAIMKPDIVFFGENLPELFHRAMKQDKDEVDLLIVIGSSLKVRPVALIPNSIPHEVPQVLINREPLPHLNFDVELLGDCDGIINELCHRLGGDFEQLCFNTLTLNEITEKPPRLAEPPPPDEASTDPADKPPEETESKNVKETVTPSEPCSNAASRSTDDAESPEPQRKDVAKDEAGEAKSQTSVLDNRKRYWMSRVSRSPISKRLEGGQYLFQAPNRYIFHGAEVYSDSEEDETSSSCGSDSDGSDCSQDGPEDCSEAEDEDGARPAGDEATHRDTLPLNEEATPTLQTDFTSEHSERTTHL, encoded by the exons ATGCCAGCTGTCGGAGACGAAGGAGCTGCGCAGCGGGTCTGTGGGCTGAAGATGGCGGACAGAGAGAACGCTCTCGGAACTGCTTATTCAGGAACCTCTGAGATGGACGAACCTATTGCAAAAAGGTCAAAAATCAATACGGTGACCAACCACGGACCTAGAGCCATAGAAACGGACACAATCTCCTGCGTTTCGCCGGCCATTGGGAGCCGGGAAGAGGCGGGGAATTGTGCCGAGACAGCGGAGAAGAAGGAAGCGAAGCCGGTGATGATGGCGGTGGAGCAGGCCCTGGCATCGCGAGGCGGGGACAACAATGGACTGAGTCTGCCGGTCTCCGAGCCGCACAAACTAGCTGGGCAATTAGGCGACAGCACCGCCTTTGGTGCAACTGAGGAAGGTGCGG ATTTTCTTGGACATAACGATCTGCTTCGCAATGGTCTTGCTGTCACACCAGAGCACATtgatgaagaagatgacagaTCTTCACATGCAAGCTCCAGTGACTGGACTCCTCAACCGCAAATAA ATTCATACAGTTATATACAGCAGCACATCAGAGAGACGGATCCACGGGCCATTCTGAGGGATCTGCTTCCTGAAACCATCCTCCCTCCAGACCTGGATGATATGACGTTATGGCAGATAatcatcaacatttctgagcctccaaaaagaagaaaacgaAAGGATATCAACACCTTGGAAGACGTGGTGAAGCTGCTTCATGAAAGCAAAAGGATCCTAGTCCTGACTGGAGCTGGT gtGTCTGTTTCATGTGGAATACCAGATTTTCGTTCCAGAGATGGAATTTATGCACGACTTGCTGTAGATTTTCCTGATCTTCCAGATCCTCAATCAATGTTTgatattgaatattttagaagAGACCCTAGACCCTTTTTCAAGTTTGCTAAG GAAATCTTCCCCGGTCAGTTCCAGCCGTCGCCCTGTCACAGATTTATATCCATGATGGATAAACAAGGGAAGCTGCTTCGCAATTACACTCAAAACATTGATACGTTGGAGCAAGTGGCCGGAGTTCAGCGAATCATCCAGTGCCATg GATCATTTGCTACTGCTTCGTGTCTTGTCTGTAAACACAAGGTGGATTGTGAGACGATAAGGGCTGACATCCTCAATCAg GTCGTCCCCCGTTGCCCCCGGTGTTCGGACATTCCTCTGGCCATCATGAAACCTGACATCGTGTTTTTTGGAGAGAATCTTCCAGAACTTTTCCACAGAGCCATGAAGCAGGACAAAGACGAGGTCGACCTTCTGATCGTCATCGGGTCGTCTCTAAAAGTCCGACCGGTCGCCCTCATCCCGA ACTCCATTCCTCATGAAGTGCCTCAGGTTCTGATCAACAGGGAGCCGCTGCCTCATCTGAACTTCGACGTGGAACTGCTGGGTGACTGCGATGGCATCATCAACGAACTCTGCCATCGGCTGGGCGGAGACTTCGAGCAGCTCTGCTTCAACACTCTAACCCTCAACGAGATCACAGAGAAACCGCCGCGGTTAGCAGAGCCGCCGCCACCGGACGAGGCTTCCACTGACCCGGCGGACAAACCTCCAGAAGAGACGGAGAGCAAGAATGTCAAGGAAACTGTAACGCCGTCCGAGCCTTGTTCGAACGCGGCGAGTCGAAGCACAGACGACGCCGAGTCGCCGGAGCCTCAGAGAAAGGACGTAGCGAAAGACGAGGCGGGCGAGGCGAAGAGCCAAACCTCAGTGCTGGACAATCGAAAGCGATACTGGATGAGTCGGGTCAGCAGGAGTCCAATCAGCAAACGGCTTGAAG GCGGTCAGTACCTTTTCCAAGCACCAAATCGATATATCTTCCACGGCGCCGAGGTCTACTCCGACTCAGAGGAGGACGAGACGTCGAGTTCCTGCGGGAGCGACAGCGACGGCTCCGACTGCAGCCAGGACGGGCCGGAGGACTGCAGCGAGGCCGAGGACGAGGACGGCGCCCGGCCGGCGGGCGACGAGGCGACCCACAGAGACACGTTACCACTAAACGAAGAGGCCACGCCCACTCTGCAGACAGACTTCACATCAGAACACTCTGAGAGGACCACACATCTCTAG
- the polr1b gene encoding DNA-directed RNA polymerase I subunit RPA2 isoform X1: protein MEPSDKWANLPQGPSLKNLTDGGFGKLKDKQHPAVQDLTKAHIESFNQAVTEGLARVVLAIPPLEFMFRQDKVTLAFVEASIHNPVVTKGSVCTEMKVYPAECRGRRCSYKGKLVADISWAINGIPKGIIKQSLGQVPIMVKSKLCNLHGLSPKELVKHHEEAEEMGGYFIMNGIEKVVRMLIQQRRNYPVAMSRPKWKSRGQGYTQYGISLHCVREEHSAINMNLHYLENGTVMLNFIYQKEMFFLPLSFALKALVDFTDFQIYQELIKGSEDNSFYKTCVSEMLRMVSEEGCTTRSKVLDYLGERFRVKLSVPEWYTNEQCANFLLNECLCIHLKSDLEKFYLLCFSTRKLFSFAKQECMEENPDSLMCQEVLTPGQLYLMFLKERLTAWLTSVKLSFDKRGSKLTGELSTENVMKLLTMGSDLTKPFEYLLATGNLHSKTGLGMLQNTGLCVVADKLNFIRYLSHFRCVHRGAAFAKMRTTSVRKLLPESWGFLCPVHTPDGEPCGLMNHMTASCEVVTATAYTTALPALLCSLGVTPVDGSPGQAFSDCYPVVLDGSVVGWVEADLAPSVADSLRRFKVLGQKKVPPWTEIVLVPKTGKPSLYPGLFLFTTLCRMMRPVQNLALGKQELIGTFEQLYLNVGILEAEIEPDVSTHQELFPHSMLSVVANFIPYSDHNQSPRNMYQCQMGKQTMGFPLHSFTDRSDNKLYRLQTPQSALVRPYMYDHYNLDNYPSGTNAVVAVISYTGYDMEDAMIVNKSSWERGFAHGSIYKTELVDLAEKVKGEDGVVFGAKPGDPKVNGKLDVDGLPHIGSVLQYGDPFYSYINLNTGQSYVSFYRSQEACVVDNIKVCSNDTGSGLFKRVCITVRVPRNPTIGDKFASRHGQKGILSRLWPAEDMPFTESGMSPDILFNPHGFPSRMTIGMLIESMAGKSAAMHGLSHDATPFTFSEQNSALEYFGEMLRAGGYNYYGTERLYSGLSGQELEADIFIGVVYYQRLRHMVSDKFQVRTTGARDKVTNQPLGGRNVQGGIRFGEMERDALLAHGSSFLLQDRLFNCSDRSVAQVCVDCGSLLSPLLEKPPPFWSAMRHRKTVCSLCGKSDSVDSVSVPYVFRYFVAELAAMNIKVKLDVK, encoded by the exons ATGGAGCCTTCTGATAAGTGGGCGAATTTGCCTCAGGGACCGAGTTTGAAGAACCTGACGGATGGAGGCTTCGGGAAACTGAAGGACAAACAGCACCCCGCCGTCCAGGACCTCACCAAGGCCCACATCGAGTCCTTTAACCAGGCTGTCACCGAGGGGCTCGCTCGGGTCGTCCTG GCAATCCCGCCCCTGGAGTTCATGTTCAGACAGGACAAAGTGACCCTCGCCTTTGTGGAAGCCTCCATCCACAACCCAGTGGTCACCAAGGGCAGCGTCTGCACCGAGATGAAGGTTTACCCCGCAGAGTGCCGAGGCAGGAGGTGCTCCTACAAAGGAAAGCTGGTG GCGGACATCAGCTGGGCGATCAATGGCATCCCGAAAGGCATCATCAAGCAGTCCCTGGGTCAGGTGCCGATCATGGTGAAGTCCAAGCTCTGCAACCTCCACGGCTTGTCGCCTAAGGAGCTCGTAAAGCATCATGAAGAGGCAGAG GAAATGGGAGGTTACTTCATCATGAATGGCATCGAGAAGGTCGTCCGCATGCTGATACAGCAGAGGAGGAACTATCCGGTCGCCATGTCCAGGCCCAAGTGGAAGAGCCGCGGTCAGGGATACACCCAGTACG gTATCTCCTTGCACTGCGTGAGGGAGGAGCACTCGGCCATCAACATGAACCTCCACTACCTGGAGAACGGCACCGTGATGCTGAACTTCATCTACCAGAAGGAGATGTTCTTCCTGCCGCTGAGCTTCGCTCTGAAG GCTCTGGTGGACTTCACAGATTTCCAGATCTATCAGGAGCTGATCAAAGGCAGCGAGGACAACTCCTTCTATAAGACCTGTGTGTCAGAAATGCTGCGCATGGTGTCGGAGGAGGGCTGCACAACCCGCAGCAAGGTGCTCGACTACCTGGGCGAGCGCTTCCGGGTCAAGCTGAGCGTACCGGAGTGGTACACCAACGAGCAATGCGCCAACTTCCTGCTAAA CGAATGCCTCTGCATCCACCTGAAGTCGGACCTGGAGAAGTTCTACCTGCTGTGCTTCTCGACCCGGAAGCTCTTCAGTTTCGCCAAGCAGGAGTGCATGGAGGAGAACCCGGACAGCCTGATGTGCCAGGAGGTTCTGACTCCGGGTCAGCTCTACCTCATGTTCCTGAAG GAGAGACTAACGGCGTGGCTAACATCGGTGAAGCTTTCCTTCGATAAGCGAGGGTCCAAGCTGACCGGCGAACTGAGCACCGAGAATGTGATGAAGTTGTTAACCATGGGGTCGGATTTAACCAAACCGTTTGAATATCTGCTGGCCACCGGAAACCTGCACTCCAAAACAG GTCTCGGCATGCTGCAGAACACGGGCCTGTGCGTCGTGGCCGACAAGCTGAACTTCATCCGCTACCTGTCGCACTTCCGCTGCGTCCACAGAGGAGCCGCCTTCGCCAAGATGAGGACGACGTCGGTCAGGAAGCTGCTGCCGGAGTCCTGGGGCTTCCTGTGTCCGGTCCACACGCCGGACGGCGAGCCCTGCGGCCTCATGAACCACATGACGGCGAGCTGCGAGGTCGTCACCGCCACCGCGTACACCACCGCGCTGCCGGCGCTGCTCTGCTCGCTGG GTGTCACCCCGGTGGACGGTTCTCCGGGTCAGGCCTTCTCTGACTGCTACCCGGTGGTTCTGGATGGGTCCGTTGTCGGTTGGGTTGAAGCTGATTTGGCTCCATCCGTCGCCGACTCGCTGCGCCGCTTTAAG GTTCTGGGACAGAAGAAAGTCCCTCCCTGGACTGAGATCGTCCTGGTTCCTAAAACCGGGAAGCCCAGTTTGTATCCGGGCCTGTTCCTCTTCACTACGTTGTGCCGCATGATGCGACCCGTCCAGAATTTGGCTCTTGGGAAGCAAGAGCTGATTGGCACGTTTGAACAG CTTTACCTCAACGTGGGGATCCTGGAGGCGGAGATAGAGCCGGATGTTAGCACGCACCAGGAGCTTTTCCCCCACAGCATGCTCAGCGTGGTGGCCAACTTCATCCCCTACTCCGACCACAACCAGAGCCCCAGGAACATGTACCAGTGCCAGATGG GGAAGCAGACGATGGGATTCCCGCTGCACTCGTTCACGGATCGCTCTGACAACAAGCTGTACCGGCTCCAGACGCCGCAGAGCGCTCTGGTCCGGCCCTACATGTACGACCACTACAACCTGGACAACTACCCGAGCGGCACCAACGCCGTCGTCGCCGTCATCTCCTACACCGGCTACGACATGGAGGACGCCATG ATCGTGAACAAGTCGTCCTGGGAGAGAGGCTTCGCTCACGGGAGCATCTACAAGACGGAGTTAGTGGACCTGGCGGAGAAGGTGAAGGGAGAGGACGGCGTCGTGTTCGGGGCCAAGCCAGGCGACCCGAAAGTGAACGGGAAGCTGGACGTGGACGGGCTGCCTCACATCGGGTCGGTGCTTCAGTACGGAGACCCGTTCTACAGCTACATCAACCTGAACACGGGACAAAGCTACGTCAGCTTCTACAG GAGCCAAGAGGCTTGTGTCGTCGACAACATAAAGGTCTGCAGCAACGACACGGGATCGGGTCTCTTCAAACGTGTCTGCATCACCGTCCGAGTGCCTCGTAACCCGACGATCGGCGACAAGTTCGCCAGCCGCCACGGTCAGAAGGGCATCCTGAGCCGCCTGTGGCCGGCCGAGGACATGCCGTTCACCGAGAGCGGCATGAGCCCGGACATCCTCTTCAACCCGCACGGCTTCCCATCTCGCATGACCATCGGGATGCTGATCGAGAGCATGGCCGGGAAGTCGGCCGCCATGCACGGCCTGAGCCACGACGCCACGCCGTTCACCTTCTCCGAGCAGAACTCTGCGCTGGAGTACTTCGGGGAGATGCTGCGCGCCGGCGGCTACAACTACTACGGCACGGAGCGGCTCTACAGCGGGCTGAGCGGCCAGGAGCTGGAGGCCGACATCTTCATCGGCGTCGTGTACTACCAGCGGCTCCGCCACATGGTGTCCGATAAGTTCCAGGTGCGCACGACGGGAGCGCGGGATAAGGTGACCAACCAGCCGCTGGGAGGAAGGAACGTCCAGGGCGGGATTCGGTTCGGGGAGATGGAGCGGGACGCGCTGCTGGCCCACGGCTCGTCCTTCCTGCTGCAGGACCGGCTGTTCAACTGCTCGGACCGCTCCGTGGCGCAGGTGTGCGTGGACTGCGGCAGCCTGCTGTCGCCGCTGCTGGAGAAGCCGCCGCCATTCTGGTCGGCCATGCGCCACCGGAAGACGGTGTGCAGTTTGTGCGGGAAGAGCGACTCCGTGGACTCCGTGTCTGTTCCGTACGTTTTCCGTTACTTCGTGGCTGAGCTAGCAGCGATGAACATCAAAGTGAAACTggatgtgaagtga
- the polr1b gene encoding DNA-directed RNA polymerase I subunit RPA2 isoform X2: protein MFRQDKVTLAFVEASIHNPVVTKGSVCTEMKVYPAECRGRRCSYKGKLVADISWAINGIPKGIIKQSLGQVPIMVKSKLCNLHGLSPKELVKHHEEAEEMGGYFIMNGIEKVVRMLIQQRRNYPVAMSRPKWKSRGQGYTQYGISLHCVREEHSAINMNLHYLENGTVMLNFIYQKEMFFLPLSFALKALVDFTDFQIYQELIKGSEDNSFYKTCVSEMLRMVSEEGCTTRSKVLDYLGERFRVKLSVPEWYTNEQCANFLLNECLCIHLKSDLEKFYLLCFSTRKLFSFAKQECMEENPDSLMCQEVLTPGQLYLMFLKERLTAWLTSVKLSFDKRGSKLTGELSTENVMKLLTMGSDLTKPFEYLLATGNLHSKTGLGMLQNTGLCVVADKLNFIRYLSHFRCVHRGAAFAKMRTTSVRKLLPESWGFLCPVHTPDGEPCGLMNHMTASCEVVTATAYTTALPALLCSLGVTPVDGSPGQAFSDCYPVVLDGSVVGWVEADLAPSVADSLRRFKVLGQKKVPPWTEIVLVPKTGKPSLYPGLFLFTTLCRMMRPVQNLALGKQELIGTFEQLYLNVGILEAEIEPDVSTHQELFPHSMLSVVANFIPYSDHNQSPRNMYQCQMGKQTMGFPLHSFTDRSDNKLYRLQTPQSALVRPYMYDHYNLDNYPSGTNAVVAVISYTGYDMEDAMIVNKSSWERGFAHGSIYKTELVDLAEKVKGEDGVVFGAKPGDPKVNGKLDVDGLPHIGSVLQYGDPFYSYINLNTGQSYVSFYRSQEACVVDNIKVCSNDTGSGLFKRVCITVRVPRNPTIGDKFASRHGQKGILSRLWPAEDMPFTESGMSPDILFNPHGFPSRMTIGMLIESMAGKSAAMHGLSHDATPFTFSEQNSALEYFGEMLRAGGYNYYGTERLYSGLSGQELEADIFIGVVYYQRLRHMVSDKFQVRTTGARDKVTNQPLGGRNVQGGIRFGEMERDALLAHGSSFLLQDRLFNCSDRSVAQVCVDCGSLLSPLLEKPPPFWSAMRHRKTVCSLCGKSDSVDSVSVPYVFRYFVAELAAMNIKVKLDVK, encoded by the exons ATGTTCAGACAGGACAAAGTGACCCTCGCCTTTGTGGAAGCCTCCATCCACAACCCAGTGGTCACCAAGGGCAGCGTCTGCACCGAGATGAAGGTTTACCCCGCAGAGTGCCGAGGCAGGAGGTGCTCCTACAAAGGAAAGCTGGTG GCGGACATCAGCTGGGCGATCAATGGCATCCCGAAAGGCATCATCAAGCAGTCCCTGGGTCAGGTGCCGATCATGGTGAAGTCCAAGCTCTGCAACCTCCACGGCTTGTCGCCTAAGGAGCTCGTAAAGCATCATGAAGAGGCAGAG GAAATGGGAGGTTACTTCATCATGAATGGCATCGAGAAGGTCGTCCGCATGCTGATACAGCAGAGGAGGAACTATCCGGTCGCCATGTCCAGGCCCAAGTGGAAGAGCCGCGGTCAGGGATACACCCAGTACG gTATCTCCTTGCACTGCGTGAGGGAGGAGCACTCGGCCATCAACATGAACCTCCACTACCTGGAGAACGGCACCGTGATGCTGAACTTCATCTACCAGAAGGAGATGTTCTTCCTGCCGCTGAGCTTCGCTCTGAAG GCTCTGGTGGACTTCACAGATTTCCAGATCTATCAGGAGCTGATCAAAGGCAGCGAGGACAACTCCTTCTATAAGACCTGTGTGTCAGAAATGCTGCGCATGGTGTCGGAGGAGGGCTGCACAACCCGCAGCAAGGTGCTCGACTACCTGGGCGAGCGCTTCCGGGTCAAGCTGAGCGTACCGGAGTGGTACACCAACGAGCAATGCGCCAACTTCCTGCTAAA CGAATGCCTCTGCATCCACCTGAAGTCGGACCTGGAGAAGTTCTACCTGCTGTGCTTCTCGACCCGGAAGCTCTTCAGTTTCGCCAAGCAGGAGTGCATGGAGGAGAACCCGGACAGCCTGATGTGCCAGGAGGTTCTGACTCCGGGTCAGCTCTACCTCATGTTCCTGAAG GAGAGACTAACGGCGTGGCTAACATCGGTGAAGCTTTCCTTCGATAAGCGAGGGTCCAAGCTGACCGGCGAACTGAGCACCGAGAATGTGATGAAGTTGTTAACCATGGGGTCGGATTTAACCAAACCGTTTGAATATCTGCTGGCCACCGGAAACCTGCACTCCAAAACAG GTCTCGGCATGCTGCAGAACACGGGCCTGTGCGTCGTGGCCGACAAGCTGAACTTCATCCGCTACCTGTCGCACTTCCGCTGCGTCCACAGAGGAGCCGCCTTCGCCAAGATGAGGACGACGTCGGTCAGGAAGCTGCTGCCGGAGTCCTGGGGCTTCCTGTGTCCGGTCCACACGCCGGACGGCGAGCCCTGCGGCCTCATGAACCACATGACGGCGAGCTGCGAGGTCGTCACCGCCACCGCGTACACCACCGCGCTGCCGGCGCTGCTCTGCTCGCTGG GTGTCACCCCGGTGGACGGTTCTCCGGGTCAGGCCTTCTCTGACTGCTACCCGGTGGTTCTGGATGGGTCCGTTGTCGGTTGGGTTGAAGCTGATTTGGCTCCATCCGTCGCCGACTCGCTGCGCCGCTTTAAG GTTCTGGGACAGAAGAAAGTCCCTCCCTGGACTGAGATCGTCCTGGTTCCTAAAACCGGGAAGCCCAGTTTGTATCCGGGCCTGTTCCTCTTCACTACGTTGTGCCGCATGATGCGACCCGTCCAGAATTTGGCTCTTGGGAAGCAAGAGCTGATTGGCACGTTTGAACAG CTTTACCTCAACGTGGGGATCCTGGAGGCGGAGATAGAGCCGGATGTTAGCACGCACCAGGAGCTTTTCCCCCACAGCATGCTCAGCGTGGTGGCCAACTTCATCCCCTACTCCGACCACAACCAGAGCCCCAGGAACATGTACCAGTGCCAGATGG GGAAGCAGACGATGGGATTCCCGCTGCACTCGTTCACGGATCGCTCTGACAACAAGCTGTACCGGCTCCAGACGCCGCAGAGCGCTCTGGTCCGGCCCTACATGTACGACCACTACAACCTGGACAACTACCCGAGCGGCACCAACGCCGTCGTCGCCGTCATCTCCTACACCGGCTACGACATGGAGGACGCCATG ATCGTGAACAAGTCGTCCTGGGAGAGAGGCTTCGCTCACGGGAGCATCTACAAGACGGAGTTAGTGGACCTGGCGGAGAAGGTGAAGGGAGAGGACGGCGTCGTGTTCGGGGCCAAGCCAGGCGACCCGAAAGTGAACGGGAAGCTGGACGTGGACGGGCTGCCTCACATCGGGTCGGTGCTTCAGTACGGAGACCCGTTCTACAGCTACATCAACCTGAACACGGGACAAAGCTACGTCAGCTTCTACAG GAGCCAAGAGGCTTGTGTCGTCGACAACATAAAGGTCTGCAGCAACGACACGGGATCGGGTCTCTTCAAACGTGTCTGCATCACCGTCCGAGTGCCTCGTAACCCGACGATCGGCGACAAGTTCGCCAGCCGCCACGGTCAGAAGGGCATCCTGAGCCGCCTGTGGCCGGCCGAGGACATGCCGTTCACCGAGAGCGGCATGAGCCCGGACATCCTCTTCAACCCGCACGGCTTCCCATCTCGCATGACCATCGGGATGCTGATCGAGAGCATGGCCGGGAAGTCGGCCGCCATGCACGGCCTGAGCCACGACGCCACGCCGTTCACCTTCTCCGAGCAGAACTCTGCGCTGGAGTACTTCGGGGAGATGCTGCGCGCCGGCGGCTACAACTACTACGGCACGGAGCGGCTCTACAGCGGGCTGAGCGGCCAGGAGCTGGAGGCCGACATCTTCATCGGCGTCGTGTACTACCAGCGGCTCCGCCACATGGTGTCCGATAAGTTCCAGGTGCGCACGACGGGAGCGCGGGATAAGGTGACCAACCAGCCGCTGGGAGGAAGGAACGTCCAGGGCGGGATTCGGTTCGGGGAGATGGAGCGGGACGCGCTGCTGGCCCACGGCTCGTCCTTCCTGCTGCAGGACCGGCTGTTCAACTGCTCGGACCGCTCCGTGGCGCAGGTGTGCGTGGACTGCGGCAGCCTGCTGTCGCCGCTGCTGGAGAAGCCGCCGCCATTCTGGTCGGCCATGCGCCACCGGAAGACGGTGTGCAGTTTGTGCGGGAAGAGCGACTCCGTGGACTCCGTGTCTGTTCCGTACGTTTTCCGTTACTTCGTGGCTGAGCTAGCAGCGATGAACATCAAAGTGAAACTggatgtgaagtga